The following are encoded together in the Triticum dicoccoides isolate Atlit2015 ecotype Zavitan chromosome 6B, WEW_v2.0, whole genome shotgun sequence genome:
- the LOC119320672 gene encoding uncharacterized protein LOC119320672, which produces MAEHRCRISFSTARSPVPLDIFSCSLSPLSTEDELLLTDGVSYNYNGCPIPPAALKTLLKNPKVASESEATDADIDAGHVSGIFFVSERDDDLETLYIALRFNADGKVKIFSLADIFGTADFSGIRLENSCSIGGGYSMGSRTIDHSLIYVSTKEPVHKRHSPGTAVYKTNLRTGKTERLTPRGMFDLSPAVSPSGKKVAVASFRWNRWDGEVEKLETDICVMNVDREECRGLGRSLIIRDGGWPSWGSDNIIFFHRGVKKFSEGMGETSWAVFRYNISTKETMLVTPHGLDAVTPAAISDTKVAVATIRQEPLIGDASVDVQYRHIEIFDTSTAELPPVCITQAMRPKCDHYNPFVLDGGGLIGYHRCVSDQLQHGDRTHRNLFQPESPVNDVGLHCLSVISPGRYTLAFINNEFNEVCVADSQGLRLIYKKRGLNSILAAVWNQNPMNDTLYICVGTSFSTDIDMPLEIYCIMNASAQPRYLKVSRLTNGEFNNAFPSSKPQGNKLVFRSTRDGGKKKHKNLYIMEDASCGEYGEGTMTRLTMGPWTDTHCMWSPQGDWIVFSSTCDKPYDAAKVDNSLDPGHFSVFLVNLQDPMVVIRVMNSDGHIHRPVFSPDMRSIAVTADLAAVSVEPISLPRYSHPLRSYGNISVVDIDTKDLMEKKYIKGPRYLHPMCSNVFVVDMEPENLTKTEHLGPRPGARKYFLLPTALY; this is translated from the exons ATGGCAGAGCACCGATGCAGAATATCATTTTCTACCGCCAGGTCCCCGGTGCCATTGGACATCTTCTCCTGCTCCTTGTCGCCTTTGTCCACCGAAGACGAGCTCCTCCTCACAGATGGTGTGTCCTACAACTACAATGGCTGTCCCATCCCTCCTGCGGCACTGAAGACCCTTCTCAAGAACCCCAAGGTGGCAAGCGAGAGCGAGGCCACTGATGCGGACATCGATGCCGGCCATGTTTCTGGCATCTTCTTTGTCTCCGAGAGAGACGACGACCTAGAGACATTGTACATCGCCTTGCGCTTCAATGCCGACGGCAAAGTCAAGATCTTTTCCCTTGCCGACATCTTCGGTACTGCCGACTTCAGTGGCATTCGCCTTGAGAACAGTTGTTCCATTGGCGGCGGCTACAGTATGGGGTCTCGAACCATCGACCACTCTCTCATctatgtctccacaaaggagccggtACATAAACGCCACAGCCCTGGGACGGCTGTGTACAAAACTAATCTTAGAACAGGCAAGACGGAGCGGCTCACCCCACGAG GGATGTTTGATTTGAGCCCAGCCGTGTCCCCATCGGGGAAGAAGGTGGCAGTGGCGTCATTTCGATGGAATAGATGGGATGGCGAGGTCGAGAAACTGGAGACTGACATCTGCGTGATGAACGTGGATAGGGAGGAGTGTCGTGGCCTTGGGCGCAGCCTAATCATCAGGGACGGTGGATGGCCATCCTGGGGTAGCGACAACATCATTTTCTTCCATCGAGGCGTCAAAAAATTCTCCGAGGGCATGGGTGAAACATCTTGGGCCGTCTTCCGGTACAACATCAGCACCAAGGAGACCATGCTGGTGACTCCACATGGGTTGGACGCGGTGACTCCGGCTGCCATCAGCGACACTAAGGTGGCGGTGGCAACCATCCGCCAGGAGCCCCTGATTGGCGATGCCAGCGTGGATGTGCAGTACCGGCACATCGAGATTTTCGACACGAGTACGGCCGAGCTGCCGCCGGTGTGCATCACCCAAGCGATGAGGCCAAAATGCGACCACTACAACCCCTTCGTGCTGGACGGTGGGGGCCTCATTGGATACCATCGCTGCGTGAGTGATCAACTGCAACATGGAGACCGCACCCATCGGAATTTGTTTCAGCCGGAGTCTCCGGTGAATGACGTCGGCTTGCATTGTTTGTCTGTCATCTCCCCCGGCCGATACACGCTTGCATTCATCAACAATGAATTCAATGAGGTGTGTGTCGCCGATAGCCAAGGGTTGCGCCTCATATACAAGAAAAGGGGCCTGAATAGCATTTTAGCCGCTGTGTGGAACCAGAACCCTATGAATGACACCCTGTACATCTGCGTCGGCACATCCTTCAGCACCGACATCGACATGCCACTGGAGATCTACTGTATCATGAACGCCTCTGCTCAACCGAGGTATCTAAAAGTCAGCAGGTTAACTAACGGAGAGTTCAACAACGCGTTCCCGTCGAGCAAACCGCAGGGAAACAAATTAGTCTTCCGGTCGACAAGAGATGGGGgcaagaagaagcacaagaaccTGTACATAATGGAGGACGCATCGTGTGGGGAATATGGAGAAGGCACAATGACGCGGTTGACGATGGGGCCATGGACAGACACGCACTGCATGTGGTCCCCGCAAGGGGACTGGATAGTCTTCTCGTCGACGTGCGACAAGCCCTACGACGCCGCCAAGGTGGATAACAGCCTGGACCCGGGGCACTTCTCCGTGTTCCTAGTGAATCTGCAGGACCCAATGGTGGTGATCAGGGTGATGAACAGTGACGGTCACATACACCGCCCAGTGTTCAGTCCGGACATGAGGAGTATCGCTGTGACGGCGGACCTCGCAGCAGTGTCCGTTGAACCGATATCGCTGCCCAGGTACTCACACCCACTGCGTTCCTACGGCAACATTTCCGTGGTGGACATCGACACAAAGGATCTGATGGAGAAAAAATACATCAAAGGACCCAGGTATTTACACCCAATGTGTTCCAATGTCTTCGTGGTGGACATGGAGCCAGAGAATCTGACGAAGACCGAACACCTAGGACCCAGGCCAGGGGCTAGGAAATATTTTCTGCTGCCTACCGCGCTCTATTGA